A window of the Radiobacillus deserti genome harbors these coding sequences:
- the secA2 gene encoding accessory Sec system translocase SecA2, with amino-acid sequence MGVLNKWTQSKEQRTLKKYEKTIEKINKKQHEYEQLTDEQLKAKTEEFKQLLADGKTVDDIKVDAFATVREASKRVLGLRHFDVQLIGGLVLLEGNIAEMPTGEGKTLVASLPSYLRALEGKGVHVITVNEYLARRDQSLIGQIHEFLGLTVGLNVPNIHPLEKQQAYKADITYGIGTEFGFDFLRDNMAYSSHQKVQRPYHYAIIDEIDSVLIDEAKTPLIIAGKMMPSQNLHNVCAKVTKNFKRDRDYTYDEEVKTVSLTDEGINKIEKIFAIDNLFDLEHRALNHYMMQALRARVLFERDVDYIVDNGEVKLVDMNTGRVMEGRNLSEGLHQAIEAKEGLKITEENKAQASVTIQNYFRMYPILSGMTGTAKTEETEFQHVYNMDVVQIPTNKPIMRKDMPDKVFLKKDQKYRYIVEEVQKRHETGQPVLIGTTSILQSEKVAKYLDEAKLPYQLLNAKSVEQEAHLISLAGQRNQITIATNMAGRGTDIMLGEQVAELGGLYVIGTERHDSRRIDNQLKGRSGRQGDPGVSQFIISLEDDLIVRYGKDDLERKLPSIKTDEKGLVLNKDIDKFIDTTQKIAEGSHFQVREFSLKLDNVINDQRQVLYALRNKILESTDTLKVLKRHMADTPFALFDRYIPEGTVKEDWRMKELETQLNHLLLVEVKLPEDVEEVEDLRESLQPFVDEHLTLLEQYEDNETVLEQVRQTSISFIDRQWTQHLDEMTRMKEGLGMRQYQQEDPVQLYQREGFELFEMMFHGLEMDITRMVTQIVRSYEKHKQAKN; translated from the coding sequence ATGGGTGTTTTAAACAAATGGACTCAAAGTAAAGAACAACGAACTCTAAAAAAATACGAAAAGACAATCGAAAAAATAAATAAAAAGCAACACGAGTACGAGCAGTTAACCGATGAACAACTGAAAGCGAAAACGGAGGAATTCAAGCAGCTTTTAGCTGATGGTAAAACCGTGGACGATATTAAAGTCGATGCATTTGCGACAGTTAGAGAGGCTTCGAAACGCGTGCTCGGTTTACGCCATTTCGATGTGCAATTAATCGGTGGGCTTGTCCTTTTAGAAGGGAATATTGCAGAAATGCCAACCGGAGAAGGAAAAACGTTAGTAGCTTCCTTGCCTAGCTATTTACGTGCACTTGAAGGAAAAGGGGTGCACGTTATAACTGTGAATGAATATTTGGCTCGTCGAGATCAATCCTTAATCGGACAAATCCATGAGTTTTTAGGGTTGACCGTAGGCTTAAACGTACCGAATATTCACCCTTTAGAAAAACAGCAAGCCTATAAAGCGGATATTACGTATGGAATCGGTACGGAATTCGGCTTCGATTTTCTCCGTGACAACATGGCTTACTCTAGTCATCAAAAGGTACAAAGACCGTATCATTATGCGATCATTGATGAAATTGATAGTGTTTTAATCGATGAAGCGAAAACGCCGCTTATTATTGCGGGAAAAATGATGCCTAGCCAAAATCTACATAACGTTTGTGCGAAGGTAACAAAGAACTTCAAGCGTGATCGTGATTATACGTACGATGAAGAAGTAAAAACCGTTAGTTTGACAGATGAGGGCATCAACAAAATTGAAAAGATTTTTGCTATTGACAATTTGTTTGACCTTGAACATCGTGCTTTAAATCACTACATGATGCAGGCTCTTCGCGCTCGTGTTCTATTTGAACGTGATGTAGACTATATCGTCGACAACGGCGAAGTGAAGCTAGTAGATATGAATACTGGACGTGTCATGGAAGGGCGCAATCTAAGTGAAGGCTTACACCAAGCCATTGAAGCAAAGGAAGGCTTGAAGATTACGGAGGAAAACAAAGCTCAAGCATCCGTAACCATTCAAAACTACTTTAGAATGTATCCGATTCTTTCTGGTATGACAGGCACGGCCAAGACTGAGGAGACAGAATTCCAGCACGTCTATAACATGGATGTTGTCCAAATTCCAACGAACAAGCCAATTATGCGAAAAGATATGCCGGACAAAGTCTTTTTGAAAAAGGATCAGAAGTATCGATATATTGTGGAAGAAGTTCAGAAGCGCCATGAAACAGGGCAACCTGTCTTAATTGGAACTACGTCTATTCTCCAATCAGAAAAAGTAGCGAAGTATTTAGATGAGGCGAAGCTTCCTTATCAGCTGTTGAATGCAAAAAGTGTCGAGCAAGAAGCTCACTTAATCTCTTTAGCCGGTCAGCGAAATCAAATCACAATAGCGACAAATATGGCTGGTCGTGGTACCGACATTATGCTAGGGGAACAGGTTGCAGAGCTTGGCGGATTGTATGTGATTGGTACAGAGCGTCACGATAGTCGCCGAATTGATAATCAGTTAAAAGGCCGTTCAGGGCGTCAAGGAGATCCTGGTGTGTCCCAATTTATTATTTCCTTAGAGGATGATCTCATTGTTCGTTACGGGAAAGATGACTTAGAGCGTAAGCTTCCATCGATTAAAACAGATGAAAAAGGGCTCGTATTAAACAAAGACATCGATAAATTCATTGATACGACACAAAAAATTGCAGAAGGTAGCCACTTCCAAGTGCGTGAGTTTAGCTTAAAGCTGGACAATGTCATTAATGATCAACGCCAAGTGCTGTATGCTTTACGCAACAAGATTTTAGAATCTACCGATACATTGAAGGTGCTAAAGCGGCATATGGCAGACACTCCATTTGCTCTGTTTGATCGATATATTCCGGAGGGCACAGTCAAAGAGGACTGGAGAATGAAAGAGCTTGAAACACAGCTTAACCACCTTCTATTAGTAGAAGTCAAACTTCCAGAGGATGTAGAAGAAGTAGAGGATTTACGAGAAAGCTTACAGCCTTTTGTAGATGAGCATTTAACGTTGCTAGAACAATACGAAGACAATGAAACTGTATTAGAACAAGTGAGACAAACCAGTATTTCCTTCATTGACCGTCAATGGACACAGCATCTTGACGAAATGACACGGATGAAAGAAGGCTTAGGCATGCGTCAATATCAGCAAGAGGATCCGGTTCAACTCTATCAGCGCGAAGGATTTGAATTGTTCGAAATGATGTTCCACGGTCTTGAGATGGATATTACACGTATGGTTACACAAATTGTTCGAAGCTACGAAAAGCATAAGCAAGCGAAAAATTAG
- a CDS encoding S-layer homology domain-containing protein codes for MKVLQEKLEKNEDGYVLYLHIDIGNEEFSKDFGETMEEESLPDRLRKYSQSKYKHVQLSAIKVVVGSVMVASILLPTSTKAHDASFNMSYFYFGSSSAGIRAVDRTAGSLDVISPSYFNLDANGNLELSDSFDPVFIREMHNRNIRVVPFISNHWDRTLGQKALANRENLSTQIAQIVQQYNLDGVNVDIENVTHTSKSDYTDFVRLLSQKIPQSKELSVAIAANPNHWTLGWHGSYDNYALSQYADYLMLMAYDESYEGSASGPVASISWVEKSIRALVVDEGVSPSKVVLGLPFYGRYWNQSESRGGYGISNNQISTVIQTYNGQITYDKAQESAKATFTVRSGDPVTYIGGRKLTTGTYDVWYENEQSVLAKINLVHKYNLKGTGSWSLGQEHPSIWSNWDMYLSHHVSSNSTAASFYSFQDVANHWARDEMFYTYQKGWYKGRTPTTFAPNENLTRAQAAALMVKVFNLSPKQSYTTSSFRDISNAHWAKDAIEIAYQHGIFHGRQDGRFGPNESLTREQMAAVFDNLFRDYYDSTKVNEPVYFRDVQASDWSYEAIKSVKQQGIIEGSGDRFRPGDSVTRAQMAMILTNAASFIASKNQETLFPQNLQLESQGPDVSLLQIYLRRLGYYSNPVHGYYDSATMQAVTEFQSNNGLYADGYFRYDTAQALLQAIKNE; via the coding sequence ATGAAGGTTTTACAGGAAAAGCTTGAAAAAAATGAAGATGGTTATGTCCTTTATTTACATATCGACATAGGCAATGAAGAATTTTCAAAGGATTTTGGGGAAACGATGGAAGAAGAAAGCCTTCCAGACAGGCTTCGTAAATACTCCCAATCGAAATATAAACATGTCCAACTTTCTGCAATTAAGGTAGTCGTTGGATCCGTAATGGTAGCGTCTATTCTATTACCCACATCGACCAAAGCCCATGATGCATCTTTTAACATGTCGTACTTTTACTTTGGCTCTTCCTCTGCCGGGATACGAGCTGTGGATCGAACCGCTGGAAGCTTAGACGTTATTTCACCTAGTTATTTCAATCTAGATGCGAATGGAAATCTGGAATTATCGGATAGCTTCGATCCTGTATTTATTCGGGAAATGCATAATCGTAATATTCGCGTCGTTCCGTTTATTAGTAACCATTGGGATCGAACACTCGGACAAAAGGCATTAGCAAATCGTGAAAATTTATCTACTCAGATTGCCCAAATTGTTCAGCAGTACAATTTGGATGGAGTTAATGTAGATATTGAAAATGTAACGCATACAAGTAAGTCGGATTATACCGATTTTGTTCGTCTATTATCACAAAAAATCCCACAATCGAAAGAGCTATCGGTAGCAATTGCTGCAAATCCTAATCATTGGACACTCGGTTGGCACGGTTCTTACGATAACTATGCTTTATCACAATATGCGGATTACTTAATGCTGATGGCTTATGACGAAAGCTATGAAGGAAGCGCATCTGGTCCTGTTGCAAGTATCTCTTGGGTAGAAAAATCTATTCGAGCTTTAGTTGTAGATGAAGGGGTTTCGCCTAGTAAAGTTGTGCTCGGATTACCTTTCTATGGCCGTTACTGGAATCAGTCCGAATCACGAGGAGGATATGGTATCTCCAATAATCAAATTTCTACGGTTATCCAAACCTATAATGGTCAAATCACCTATGATAAAGCACAGGAATCCGCAAAAGCCACCTTTACCGTTCGATCAGGAGATCCAGTGACTTATATTGGAGGAAGAAAGCTTACTACCGGAACCTATGATGTTTGGTATGAAAATGAACAGTCTGTTTTAGCGAAAATCAATCTTGTGCACAAATACAACTTAAAAGGAACAGGGAGCTGGAGCTTAGGACAAGAGCACCCATCGATATGGAGTAATTGGGATATGTATTTATCTCATCATGTGTCTAGTAACTCCACCGCAGCCTCCTTCTATAGTTTTCAGGATGTCGCCAATCATTGGGCTCGTGATGAAATGTTTTATACCTACCAAAAAGGTTGGTATAAAGGAAGAACACCGACTACCTTTGCTCCAAACGAAAATCTTACAAGGGCCCAAGCAGCAGCCCTAATGGTGAAGGTGTTTAACCTTAGCCCTAAACAAAGCTATACCACCTCTTCTTTTCGTGACATTTCTAATGCGCATTGGGCAAAGGATGCTATCGAGATTGCGTATCAGCATGGCATTTTCCACGGACGGCAGGATGGCAGGTTTGGCCCGAATGAATCGTTAACACGTGAGCAAATGGCCGCTGTCTTTGATAACCTTTTCCGTGATTATTACGACTCTACGAAAGTAAATGAACCTGTATATTTTCGTGATGTACAAGCATCGGATTGGTCCTATGAAGCGATTAAATCCGTGAAACAGCAAGGAATTATTGAAGGTTCAGGAGACCGTTTTCGCCCTGGCGATTCCGTTACCCGTGCGCAGATGGCCATGATTTTAACGAATGCTGCATCATTTATTGCTTCCAAAAACCAAGAAACACTCTTTCCACAAAATTTGCAGCTAGAGAGTCAAGGCCCTGATGTATCCTTATTACAAATTTATTTAAGGCGACTAGGCTATTATTCAAACCCTGTGCATGGGTATTATGATAGTGCCACCATGCAAGCAGTCACCGAATTTCAGTCCAATAACGGACTTTATGCAGATGGATATTTTCGGTATGATACGGCACAAGCATTATTGCAAGCGATAAAGAACGAATAA
- a CDS encoding accessory Sec system S-layer assembly protein — protein sequence MFPFSRKKSLEHKSGEDKTVNASDILGEELNSEEEEEGIDTELSFHPDWEIPNEQRYVYAFHNSEAPALKPNQLSLSGIDIEKQGRNVICTAFIRQSLDKPIQLKETAILLLGPNNEQIARKTFDLSQVGTIPAKSSRPWQFIFQPENLYTDMIPSEGWSLAFELRPSSRKHELDLDEAWKQSLADGAVRQLEEVVANAAPLKPGEVNFMGISAKRTEEADLAITILIRNGADKNIKLEQLPLKVEDASGEVVAQGSFTLTDFEIKANTSKPWTFVFPASLVQKEELDLSKWKVYPVQ from the coding sequence ATGTTTCCGTTTTCCCGAAAAAAAAGTTTAGAGCATAAGTCCGGTGAAGACAAAACGGTGAATGCTAGTGATATTCTAGGTGAAGAGTTAAATTCCGAGGAAGAGGAGGAAGGGATTGATACAGAGCTTTCCTTCCACCCCGACTGGGAAATTCCAAATGAGCAACGTTATGTGTACGCGTTTCATAATAGTGAAGCTCCTGCACTCAAACCGAATCAACTATCTTTGTCTGGCATTGATATTGAAAAACAAGGTCGCAATGTTATTTGCACGGCCTTTATCCGTCAAAGCCTAGATAAACCCATTCAGCTTAAAGAAACAGCTATTTTGTTACTAGGCCCAAATAACGAACAAATTGCTAGGAAAACATTTGATTTAAGCCAGGTAGGTACCATCCCTGCCAAAAGCAGTCGTCCTTGGCAATTTATCTTCCAGCCAGAAAATCTTTATACAGATATGATTCCTAGCGAAGGATGGTCCTTGGCGTTCGAATTACGCCCGTCTAGTCGCAAGCATGAACTAGATTTAGATGAAGCGTGGAAGCAATCGCTAGCGGACGGTGCAGTTAGACAGCTAGAGGAAGTCGTTGCGAATGCAGCTCCATTGAAGCCGGGTGAAGTGAACTTTATGGGGATTAGTGCCAAGCGAACAGAGGAAGCAGATTTGGCGATAACCATCTTGATCCGGAATGGTGCCGATAAAAATATTAAGCTAGAGCAGCTTCCATTGAAGGTCGAGGATGCCTCTGGTGAAGTAGTGGCACAGGGCAGCTTCACGTTAACCGATTTTGAAATTAAAGCAAATACTAGTAAGCCTTGGACGTTTGTCTTCCCAGCTAGCTTGGTTCAAAAGGAAGAGTTAGATTTATCTAAATGGAAGGTTTATCCTGTTCAATAA
- a CDS encoding S-layer homology domain-containing protein yields MKKISSIVAGLFIVFGLFPTITQAEENPSYEQMKQTIMEKAEKYDIPPEILKAIAFVETGYKQFKSDGTPNVSPDGGIGVMQVTPSNIDIAVNVERLKTDYSYNIDVAAQVLNEKWNTSYLPIINDHDRTVLEDWYFAIMAYNGASKANDPNLHPGNTYQDSVYDRIAGSSFISWDNAFFTFPTFDIRYETGSDTMKFPTGVSYETTKQTPSQQMYAMNGIVYVDERDGAVNLRSSIGGSVVTALWPYTPLKVVSGPVESPDIDNDFVYYKVRGENHTGYITSAYLNKGNESITFTDAGDDKRAAALAFLALHDYAQGYSDGTFQSSANLKREHVAVILDNILNLTKPSSYQMKADDVESDNPYYEQLAEAEYNKLLGGGGALRPKEYLTRAQMAQVMTEAFDSYYAEPTTTHTFKDQASIWNPEAVNTIYFNDVTVSDPFHPNDKITRSQFALFIYRTMVDF; encoded by the coding sequence ATGAAAAAGATTAGTAGCATAGTAGCTGGGTTATTTATAGTGTTTGGATTGTTTCCAACCATTACACAAGCAGAAGAAAACCCATCCTATGAACAGATGAAGCAAACAATCATGGAAAAAGCAGAGAAATATGATATCCCACCTGAAATTTTGAAAGCTATCGCGTTTGTGGAAACAGGATATAAGCAATTTAAGTCAGATGGTACACCAAATGTATCTCCTGACGGTGGAATTGGTGTAATGCAAGTAACCCCATCTAACATTGATATTGCGGTAAATGTTGAACGTTTAAAAACAGATTACTCCTATAATATTGATGTGGCGGCACAAGTACTAAATGAAAAATGGAATACAAGCTATTTACCAATTATTAATGACCATGATCGAACAGTGTTAGAGGATTGGTATTTTGCAATTATGGCTTATAACGGCGCATCTAAAGCGAATGACCCAAACCTGCACCCTGGTAACACATATCAAGATTCTGTATATGATCGAATTGCAGGTTCTTCCTTTATTTCTTGGGATAATGCCTTTTTTACGTTTCCTACCTTCGACATTCGCTATGAAACTGGTAGTGACACGATGAAGTTCCCAACAGGTGTGAGCTACGAGACTACAAAGCAAACGCCATCTCAACAAATGTATGCAATGAATGGCATTGTGTATGTAGATGAACGAGATGGGGCGGTTAATTTACGATCTTCTATTGGGGGGTCTGTCGTTACAGCGCTTTGGCCGTACACGCCACTAAAGGTAGTAAGCGGTCCTGTTGAATCTCCAGATATCGATAATGACTTTGTATATTACAAGGTACGTGGGGAGAATCACACTGGCTATATCACGTCTGCGTATCTAAACAAGGGAAACGAGTCGATTACGTTTACAGATGCAGGGGATGACAAACGTGCTGCGGCTTTAGCTTTCTTGGCACTTCATGATTATGCCCAAGGTTATTCAGATGGAACGTTCCAATCCTCTGCTAACTTAAAACGTGAACACGTGGCTGTCATCTTAGACAATATTTTAAACTTAACAAAGCCTAGTAGCTATCAAATGAAAGCAGATGATGTAGAATCGGATAATCCTTACTATGAGCAATTGGCGGAAGCAGAGTATAATAAATTGCTAGGTGGCGGTGGAGCACTCCGTCCGAAAGAATATTTAACTCGTGCTCAAATGGCTCAAGTTATGACAGAAGCATTTGATTCCTACTATGCTGAGCCGACTACTACACATACGTTTAAGGATCAAGCGAGTATTTGGAATCCAGAAGCGGTTAATACGATTTACTTTAACGATGTAACGGTTTCCGACCCGTTCCATCCAAATGATAAAATCACTAGATCTCAATTCGCATTATTTATCTACCGTACGATGGTGGATTTCTAA